The following coding sequences lie in one Halomonas sp. 'Soap Lake #6' genomic window:
- a CDS encoding GntR family transcriptional regulator, producing the protein MAPYTAAPGAFIQQQNLVEQVADYLTQAIIQQHFLPGERLSEVQLSRDLGVSRAPVREAARLLESRGLLISKPRRGFFVRALNTVELEDVFDLRLCLERHAIQRLSERYSSEAERALKQQVETLCEAAASNDGTRRIEEDLQFHRLMMHYAGNERLLRSFDDLSHELRLCITLITKTHEAPDTIATCHFQLLDALGSGSPAACREAIDYHIGVARDFVVKGVGET; encoded by the coding sequence ATGGCCCCTTACACAGCGGCTCCCGGCGCTTTCATTCAACAGCAAAACCTTGTTGAACAGGTGGCCGACTATTTGACGCAAGCAATTATTCAGCAACACTTTTTACCTGGAGAGCGGCTTTCGGAGGTACAGCTCTCCCGTGATTTAGGCGTTAGTCGTGCGCCGGTACGTGAAGCTGCTCGATTACTGGAAAGTCGAGGGTTGTTAATCTCTAAGCCGCGCCGTGGCTTTTTTGTTAGGGCGTTGAATACCGTTGAATTGGAGGATGTCTTTGATCTACGGCTGTGCCTGGAGCGGCACGCAATCCAGCGCTTATCGGAGCGTTATAGCAGCGAAGCTGAGCGCGCGTTAAAGCAGCAGGTAGAGACCTTGTGCGAAGCGGCCGCCAGTAACGATGGAACACGGCGTATTGAGGAAGACTTGCAGTTTCATCGTTTGATGATGCATTACGCGGGCAATGAGCGATTGCTGCGATCCTTTGACGATTTATCCCACGAGCTACGCTTGTGTATCACGCTAATTACCAAAACCCACGAAGCCCCAGACACCATCGCCACCTGCCACTTTCAACTATTGGACGCACTGGGTAGCGGCAGCCCAGCCGCTTGCCGAGAGGCTATTGACTACCATATCGGTGT
- a CDS encoding ABC transporter substrate-binding protein has product MKTPLVLAISAAAFTFSSITQADDPKQGGTVNTIIQPEPPGLVLGMIQNAPTRTVSGNIYEGLLRYTTDLEPVPQLAESWEVSDDGRTYTFHLREGVTWHDGEPFTADDVVFSADVFHRELNPSARAVLLHVESIEATDDHTVVFTLTEPFGPFLISFEAGTFTMVPAHLYEGTDFRNNEHNDHPIGTGPFKFANWDRGTVIELVKNDDYYEEGLPYLDGVNWHIIPDGGSRAVAFENGTIDVLPSGTVENFDIPRLSAMDNVCMTEEGHEYFSPFAMLWMNNREGPTADKRFRQAVMYAMDREFAKDVLWNGLGNVPLSAFGSNARFQHDGLAPYDHNPDRARELLEEMEYDGEEITILPLPYGETWTRWAEAVQQNLREVGINVRTQATDVGGWNQRLGDWDYDLAFTYLFQYGDPALGISRTYLSDNIAKGSPWNNVQGYENERVDELFNAAATAFPDEEREALYHEVQEILHEDVPVGWLMELGFPTLYRCDVQDLVTSGVGVNDGFKDAWLDR; this is encoded by the coding sequence ATGAAAACACCTTTGGTTTTGGCAATTTCCGCAGCCGCATTCACCTTTTCGTCTATCACCCAGGCAGACGATCCAAAACAGGGCGGCACGGTGAATACGATTATCCAGCCGGAACCTCCGGGTTTAGTGCTGGGCATGATCCAAAACGCCCCTACGCGTACGGTGTCTGGCAATATCTATGAAGGCCTCCTCCGCTATACCACAGACCTGGAGCCTGTACCGCAGTTGGCCGAGTCATGGGAAGTAAGCGACGATGGCCGCACCTATACCTTCCACCTGCGCGAAGGCGTTACCTGGCACGACGGTGAGCCCTTTACCGCTGACGATGTCGTCTTCTCTGCCGATGTTTTCCACCGCGAGTTGAACCCCAGCGCGCGGGCCGTCTTACTGCATGTGGAAAGCATCGAAGCAACCGATGATCACACTGTTGTCTTTACCCTAACCGAGCCCTTCGGCCCTTTCTTGATTTCCTTTGAGGCAGGTACCTTCACGATGGTGCCAGCGCACCTCTATGAGGGCACTGACTTCCGCAATAATGAGCACAACGACCACCCTATTGGCACTGGCCCGTTTAAGTTTGCCAACTGGGATCGCGGTACCGTTATCGAGCTGGTTAAAAATGATGACTACTACGAAGAGGGGCTTCCCTACCTGGATGGTGTGAACTGGCACATCATTCCCGATGGCGGTTCCCGTGCGGTGGCCTTTGAGAATGGCACTATTGACGTACTGCCAAGCGGCACCGTTGAGAACTTCGATATTCCACGCTTATCCGCCATGGATAACGTCTGTATGACAGAAGAGGGGCACGAGTACTTCAGCCCCTTCGCCATGCTCTGGATGAATAATCGTGAAGGTCCCACCGCCGACAAACGCTTCCGCCAGGCGGTGATGTATGCCATGGATCGCGAATTCGCCAAAGATGTACTGTGGAATGGCTTAGGTAATGTGCCGCTCTCTGCCTTTGGCTCCAATGCGCGCTTCCAGCATGATGGTTTAGCGCCCTACGACCACAATCCAGACCGGGCCCGTGAGTTGCTGGAGGAGATGGAATACGACGGCGAAGAGATCACCATTCTACCGCTGCCCTACGGCGAAACCTGGACCCGCTGGGCCGAAGCCGTGCAGCAGAACCTACGTGAAGTGGGCATTAACGTAAGAACTCAAGCCACCGACGTAGGGGGCTGGAACCAGCGCCTTGGCGACTGGGATTATGACCTTGCCTTCACCTATCTCTTCCAGTATGGCGACCCGGCACTGGGTATTTCACGTACCTACCTTTCCGACAATATTGCCAAAGGTTCGCCCTGGAATAACGTACAAGGCTATGAAAATGAGCGTGTCGACGAGCTGTTTAATGCCGCGGCCACGGCTTTCCCCGATGAAGAGCGGGAAGCGCTTTACCACGAAGTTCAGGAAATCCTGCATGAAGATGTGCCTGTTGGTTGGCTAATGGAGCTGGGCTTTCCGACCCTCTACCGCTGTGACGTACAAGACCTCGTCACTTCCGGCGTAGGTGTCAACGATGGCTTTAAGGATGCTTGGCTAGACCGCTAG
- a CDS encoding ABC transporter permease, whose protein sequence is MLYARLIAMRLFKAVIVLFLIVIFNFFLIQMAPGDPAAILAGEAGATDQEFLNQLRERFGLDQPMYVQLWRYVSGIAMLDFGYSYRLGVPVFDLIMSRLPATLLLTGTAFVLSLVLGIVAGSMAAARVKKPSGSLIMALALVFYATPLFWVALMSVVVFSVYLGWLPAYGLYTVGAGHTGFALVLDVAKHLILPATTLALFFMAIYTRMTRTSMLDAAQQDYVKTARAKGLKPSVIQRRHILRNALLPIITLAGLQAGQMVGGAILTETVFAWPGIGRLMFEALQQRDYNLLLGIFFFSAALVIVFNILTDLVYHLADPRIKGAS, encoded by the coding sequence ATGCTCTATGCTCGCTTAATTGCCATGCGGCTGTTCAAAGCCGTCATCGTGCTGTTTTTGATCGTTATCTTTAATTTTTTCCTAATCCAGATGGCTCCTGGTGACCCGGCGGCAATTCTTGCTGGCGAGGCAGGAGCCACTGACCAGGAATTTCTTAACCAACTGCGTGAACGCTTTGGCCTGGATCAGCCCATGTATGTGCAACTGTGGCGCTACGTTTCAGGTATTGCCATGCTTGATTTTGGCTACTCCTACCGGTTAGGTGTCCCCGTTTTTGACCTTATTATGTCGCGCCTACCCGCCACGCTGCTGCTAACAGGCACGGCATTTGTGCTCTCGTTAGTGCTGGGCATTGTGGCAGGCTCCATGGCGGCCGCGCGGGTTAAAAAGCCTTCAGGATCACTGATTATGGCGCTGGCCCTGGTGTTTTATGCCACCCCCCTGTTCTGGGTCGCGCTGATGTCAGTGGTGGTGTTTTCCGTCTATCTCGGCTGGCTGCCCGCCTATGGCCTTTATACAGTTGGTGCAGGCCACACTGGCTTTGCACTAGTGCTTGATGTCGCCAAGCACCTGATCCTGCCTGCCACCACTCTGGCACTGTTCTTTATGGCGATTTATACCCGTATGACACGCACCTCAATGCTGGATGCAGCTCAGCAGGACTACGTTAAAACCGCCCGTGCCAAAGGGTTAAAACCGAGTGTCATTCAGCGTCGGCATATTCTCCGCAATGCCCTACTTCCCATTATCACACTGGCGGGCCTCCAGGCGGGGCAGATGGTTGGGGGCGCTATTTTGACGGAAACCGTGTTTGCATGGCCGGGTATCGGGCGTCTGATGTTTGAGGCGCTACAACAGCGTGACTACAACCTGCTGCTGGGTATTTTCTTCTTCTCGGCGGCGTTGGTAATTGTCTTCAATATCCTGACCGATTTGGTTTACCACTTAGCAGATCCGCGTATTAAGGGGGCCTCATGA
- a CDS encoding ABC transporter permease: protein MSFFARFAQNRGALVGLIILLLIITMAVLAPLLFPESPWRMVQRPFLPPLSQEGFPLGTDTMGRNVAAGLMHGAWVSLLIGLVSTSVALLIGVPLGAIAGYYGGLIDDILMRFTEFFQTIPNFALAIVLVAIMQPSVTSIVLAIAIVSWPPVARLVRAEFMSLRNREYVEAARLVGQSNTTIILRQILPNTLSPIIVLASLMVATAILLESALSFLGLGDPNVMSWGYMIGAARTVIRQAWWLSFFPGVAILLTVLALNLVGEGLDDALNPKLSRER, encoded by the coding sequence ATGAGCTTTTTCGCACGCTTTGCGCAAAACCGTGGTGCCCTGGTAGGGCTTATCATTCTGCTGTTGATTATTACCATGGCGGTGCTTGCCCCGCTGCTCTTTCCTGAGTCGCCATGGCGCATGGTGCAGCGGCCCTTTTTACCGCCGCTTTCCCAAGAAGGTTTTCCGTTGGGAACCGATACCATGGGCCGCAATGTAGCCGCAGGATTAATGCATGGCGCCTGGGTGTCACTGCTGATTGGCTTGGTCTCCACCAGCGTTGCCCTGCTGATTGGCGTGCCTCTGGGGGCGATTGCAGGCTACTACGGTGGACTGATTGACGACATACTGATGCGCTTTACCGAGTTCTTTCAAACCATCCCCAACTTTGCCCTGGCGATTGTGCTGGTGGCAATTATGCAACCCAGCGTCACCTCTATTGTGCTGGCAATTGCGATTGTCAGCTGGCCACCAGTGGCACGCTTGGTACGCGCCGAGTTTATGTCGCTGCGCAACCGAGAGTACGTCGAGGCAGCGCGCCTGGTCGGTCAATCCAACACCACTATTATCCTGCGTCAGATTCTGCCCAATACACTGTCGCCGATTATTGTGCTGGCCTCGTTAATGGTGGCCACCGCCATACTGCTGGAGTCGGCGCTGTCGTTCTTAGGCCTGGGCGACCCTAACGTGATGTCCTGGGGCTATATGATCGGCGCGGCGCGTACGGTTATCCGCCAAGCGTGGTGGCTAAGTTTCTTTCCTGGTGTGGCGATTCTACTAACCGTCCTCGCGCTTAATCTCGTGGGTGAAGGACTAGACGATGCATTGAACCCCAAGCTTTCACGCGAGCGCTAG
- a CDS encoding ABC transporter ATP-binding protein, producing the protein MPVTTDSATEKPPAETVLSIRDLSVALPKGADRALAVENVSYDVKRGEIMCVVGESGSGKSMAANTVMGLLPKGVRPVQGEVIFQGQSVLSLTEKQHRTLRGLKIGMIFQEPMTALNPLMRVGAQIAEVFEAHNQFTPKQRQERALELLIEVGIPQPEKAIRAYPFELSGGQRQRVMIAMALALEPVLLIADEPTTALDVTTQAQILALIRDLQQRRGMAVMFITHDFGVVAEIANRVCVMRYGQIVEIGEANAVLKNPQNAYTQALIAAIPSNAVPPHRETSQVAPLLEIKQLNKVFRSRGGLFEPAREVRALEDVSLTLARGETVGIVGESGSGKSTLGRCVVRLEHPDSGELLLDGINLSQLKGDALRRERHRVQMIFQDPYASLNPRTRIGMAIAQGPMANGTPKAAALKQAGELLDMVGLGASAVERYPHEFSGGQRQRIGIARALALNPELIVADEAVSALDVSIQAQVLALLEELKQRLALSLLFITHDLRVAAQICDRIVVMQSGRIVEQGSAEQIFLEPKEAYTQSLLDAIPGREAPVAATA; encoded by the coding sequence ATGCCTGTCACTACCGATTCTGCAACAGAGAAGCCACCAGCTGAAACAGTGCTGAGTATTCGCGACTTGAGCGTAGCGCTACCCAAAGGGGCTGACCGCGCCCTGGCTGTGGAGAATGTCAGCTATGACGTCAAGCGTGGCGAAATCATGTGCGTGGTAGGAGAGTCCGGTTCAGGGAAATCCATGGCCGCCAACACCGTGATGGGCTTGCTGCCCAAAGGGGTGCGCCCCGTTCAAGGTGAGGTGATTTTCCAGGGGCAGAGTGTGCTCAGCTTAACTGAGAAGCAGCACCGTACCCTGCGTGGCCTTAAAATCGGCATGATCTTCCAGGAGCCCATGACCGCGCTTAATCCATTGATGCGAGTGGGCGCACAAATCGCCGAGGTATTCGAAGCCCACAATCAATTCACCCCTAAACAGCGCCAAGAGCGTGCCTTAGAGCTGTTGATTGAAGTGGGCATACCACAGCCAGAAAAGGCCATTCGCGCTTACCCATTTGAACTATCCGGCGGCCAGCGTCAGCGGGTAATGATCGCCATGGCATTGGCACTGGAACCCGTGCTGTTGATTGCCGACGAGCCGACGACGGCACTGGATGTCACCACCCAGGCGCAGATTCTGGCGCTGATTCGTGACCTACAGCAGCGCCGGGGCATGGCGGTGATGTTTATTACCCATGATTTTGGTGTGGTTGCTGAAATTGCCAACCGTGTTTGTGTGATGCGCTATGGCCAAATCGTCGAAATTGGCGAAGCCAACGCTGTGCTGAAAAACCCACAAAACGCCTATACACAGGCACTTATTGCCGCCATTCCCAGCAATGCGGTGCCGCCCCATCGCGAGACTAGCCAAGTTGCCCCGCTGCTGGAGATTAAACAGCTCAATAAAGTGTTTCGCTCCCGGGGCGGGCTATTTGAGCCTGCCAGGGAAGTGCGCGCCCTTGAAGATGTATCGCTCACCTTGGCACGAGGCGAAACGGTGGGCATTGTAGGCGAATCGGGCTCGGGGAAATCCACCCTCGGGCGTTGCGTGGTGCGCCTTGAGCACCCTGATAGTGGTGAATTGTTACTGGATGGCATCAACCTTTCACAGCTTAAGGGCGACGCTTTACGCCGAGAACGCCATCGGGTACAGATGATTTTTCAGGACCCTTACGCCTCCCTCAATCCACGTACCCGTATAGGCATGGCCATTGCTCAGGGACCAATGGCCAATGGCACTCCCAAAGCCGCAGCACTCAAACAAGCGGGCGAGCTGCTTGATATGGTGGGCCTTGGCGCCAGTGCTGTAGAGCGCTACCCCCACGAATTTTCCGGTGGTCAGCGCCAGCGAATCGGCATTGCCCGTGCATTGGCGCTAAACCCAGAGCTTATTGTGGCAGATGAAGCGGTATCAGCCTTGGATGTCTCTATTCAAGCGCAGGTGTTGGCGCTTCTTGAAGAGCTAAAACAGCGACTCGCGCTTTCACTGCTGTTTATCACCCACGATTTACGCGTAGCAGCGCAGATTTGTGATCGAATTGTTGTGATGCAGTCTGGCCGTATTGTTGAGCAAGGCAGCGCCGAGCAAATATTTCTTGAGCCGAAAGAAGCCTATACACAGTCTCTGCTGGATGCGATTCCAGGTCGTGAAGCACCGGTGGCCGCTACGGCCTGA
- a CDS encoding FAD-binding oxidoreductase, with product MQITLEALRALVGPAHVLTGNDVTSRRVDWMTGAPCQAGAIVRPADTEQLAAVMHACHALKQPVVTHGGLTGLVHGAEASPDELAISLERMTAIEEIDQVGGTITVQAGVPLQRVQEAASEVGLQFPLDLGARGSCTIGGNIATNAGGVRVIRYGMMRQQVLGLEAVMADGRIVSSLNRMLKNNAGFDLKQLFIGSEGTLGIVTRAVLRLQPPTPSEQTALVACPSFDALTKLLSHMGKALGGSLGAFEVMWQNYYRLLTETLQRHTPPIPAEHPFYVIIESLGSDASRHGEQFREALEQAFEHALIVDAVIAQSSTQRDGLWAIREDIEGLVKGLTPVLTFDVSLPIADMQRYTDALEMQLAQRWPHGQLVVFGHLGDGNLHISVSVGSDAPEERHAVETLVYEPLKALGGSVSAEHGIGLEKRPWLSTCRSQAEIELMHTLKQAFDPHRLLNRGKILS from the coding sequence ATGCAGATAACCCTGGAGGCGCTACGCGCACTTGTTGGCCCAGCCCATGTACTCACAGGCAATGACGTTACTAGTCGCCGCGTGGACTGGATGACTGGCGCACCCTGCCAAGCAGGAGCCATTGTGCGACCAGCAGATACCGAGCAATTAGCCGCCGTGATGCACGCATGTCACGCGCTTAAACAGCCCGTAGTTACCCATGGTGGCTTAACCGGTTTGGTACATGGTGCTGAAGCCAGCCCAGATGAGTTGGCCATTTCCCTAGAACGCATGACCGCTATTGAAGAGATTGACCAAGTCGGAGGCACAATAACCGTCCAGGCAGGCGTGCCACTTCAGCGGGTGCAGGAAGCGGCCAGCGAGGTAGGGCTACAGTTCCCGTTAGATTTGGGTGCCCGTGGCAGCTGTACGATTGGCGGTAACATCGCTACCAATGCAGGCGGCGTTAGGGTGATTCGCTACGGCATGATGCGCCAGCAAGTGCTGGGGCTTGAAGCAGTAATGGCAGATGGACGCATTGTCAGCTCCCTGAATCGCATGCTGAAAAACAACGCAGGATTTGATTTAAAGCAGCTGTTTATTGGCAGCGAAGGAACCCTAGGCATCGTTACACGGGCTGTTCTGCGGCTGCAACCACCTACCCCGAGTGAGCAAACGGCCCTGGTTGCCTGCCCCTCGTTTGATGCTTTAACCAAGCTATTGAGCCACATGGGTAAAGCCCTGGGGGGTAGCCTTGGTGCTTTTGAGGTAATGTGGCAAAACTACTATCGCCTGCTCACCGAAACGCTGCAGAGACATACGCCCCCCATTCCAGCAGAGCACCCTTTTTACGTGATTATTGAGTCGCTCGGCAGTGATGCATCACGCCATGGGGAGCAATTTCGCGAGGCGCTTGAACAGGCATTTGAGCACGCCTTGATCGTCGATGCAGTGATTGCCCAGTCAAGCACACAACGCGATGGGTTATGGGCGATACGAGAAGATATTGAGGGTCTGGTTAAAGGGCTGACCCCAGTGCTCACTTTCGATGTTAGCCTACCCATTGCCGATATGCAGCGCTATACCGATGCACTGGAGATGCAGCTAGCTCAACGCTGGCCCCATGGGCAACTGGTGGTATTTGGCCACCTTGGCGATGGCAACCTGCATATTTCTGTAAGCGTTGGCAGCGATGCACCTGAAGAGCGCCACGCGGTAGAGACGCTGGTTTACGAGCCACTTAAAGCGCTGGGTGGCTCTGTTTCAGCAGAGCATGGCATTGGCTTGGAAAAACGCCCCTGGCTGAGCACTTGCCGCTCTCAGGCGGAAATCGAATTAATGCACACGTTAAAGCAGGCATTCGACCCGCACCGATTGCTTAACCGCGGTAAAATCTTGAGCTAA
- a CDS encoding pyridoxal phosphate-dependent aminotransferase produces MPSYPHHLTGEGPVNPFPGIKVLERRIGREIPHRLGSNEGLDMPHRALREHFGDAVAEHVYCYGDAEALGVRQRLSAQQGIPLDHLLVDAGADSLIALALRTTCTAGETVVSTAGTYPTFGYFAQGQGCRLIEPSYYEAPGVLAPDLEALIAAAHQENARLVYVANPDNPSGHLHSDSAILKLREALPDTCWLLLDEAYGDFRDDANSDFAAKTLPGVIRLRTLSKAHGLAGLRIGYAIADPEVLAMMMKVRIHYAVSAFTLATAEVVLDHPDEVLQHVADVKARRLQLTEHFRSLGADVLPSATNFIGIRLPSAELATEAQQQLLANGVLVTRLAHPALANVIRITAVQAALEPGRLAALESVIRT; encoded by the coding sequence ATGCCCTCTTACCCCCATCACCTTACTGGTGAAGGCCCCGTTAATCCGTTTCCTGGGATTAAAGTGCTGGAGCGCCGAATTGGCCGCGAGATCCCCCACCGATTGGGCTCAAATGAGGGCCTGGATATGCCCCATCGTGCGCTGCGTGAACATTTTGGCGACGCCGTCGCTGAGCATGTTTACTGCTACGGCGATGCGGAAGCACTAGGTGTGCGCCAGCGGTTAAGCGCTCAGCAGGGTATCCCGCTTGATCACCTGCTAGTGGATGCGGGTGCAGATAGCCTGATCGCTTTAGCACTTCGCACCACTTGCACCGCAGGCGAGACAGTGGTGAGCACCGCGGGCACTTACCCCACTTTTGGCTATTTCGCTCAAGGTCAGGGCTGCCGCCTAATTGAACCCAGCTACTATGAAGCACCTGGAGTACTAGCACCTGATTTGGAGGCGCTGATCGCTGCGGCGCACCAGGAAAACGCAAGGCTCGTTTATGTGGCTAACCCAGACAACCCTAGCGGCCACCTGCATAGCGATAGCGCGATCCTCAAGCTACGCGAAGCGCTACCCGACACCTGTTGGCTACTGTTAGACGAAGCTTATGGAGACTTTCGCGACGACGCTAATAGCGACTTCGCCGCTAAAACGCTGCCTGGGGTAATTCGTCTGCGCACGCTCTCCAAGGCTCACGGCCTAGCGGGATTACGTATTGGCTACGCCATCGCCGACCCCGAGGTGCTGGCGATGATGATGAAGGTGCGCATTCACTACGCGGTATCCGCTTTTACCCTGGCCACTGCCGAAGTGGTACTCGACCACCCGGATGAAGTACTCCAGCACGTCGCCGATGTAAAAGCGCGCAGGTTACAACTAACGGAGCACTTTCGCTCACTGGGAGCCGACGTACTGCCTAGCGCCACCAACTTTATCGGCATTCGCTTACCAAGCGCTGAACTCGCCACTGAGGCACAGCAGCAGCTGTTAGCAAACGGAGTGTTGGTCACTCGTTTGGCACATCCTGCGCTTGCCAATGTGATACGTATTACCGCCGTACAAGCAGCGTTGGAACCTGGGAGATTGGCTGCCTTAGAGAGTGTTATTAGAACTTAG
- a CDS encoding class II histone deacetylase, whose amino-acid sequence MRAFTGTLTKTTGFYWHERCFWHDQGAIGVFSAPGEFLQPQTASESPESKRRLKNLLEVSGLIDELSVVKPPAAAVDDLLRFHTARYLEALQAGDQARGGNGGDCAPYMPGSWAAARHSAGLAIAAVEAVALGKINNAYALCRPPGHHAEADQGRGFCLLGNIPVAVMRARALGHANRIAILDWDVHHGNGQQAAFYSNPDVFTVSVHQAANYPLDTGSFEEQGEGEGLGANLNLPLPPGCGLGAYAYAMETLVLPALEAFHPDMIVVACGYDACAKDPLGKMLLNSAAFAEMTTQLKALAARCCQGKLVFVHEGGYSEGYVPLCGHGVIQTLAGSTISVPDPQNDEIAAWGYQSLQPHQQALIDGWCRQWEQWQ is encoded by the coding sequence ATGAGGGCGTTTACTGGTACGCTCACCAAGACAACAGGCTTCTATTGGCATGAGCGCTGTTTTTGGCACGACCAGGGAGCGATAGGCGTATTTTCAGCGCCGGGTGAGTTCCTACAGCCTCAAACAGCGTCTGAAAGCCCCGAAAGCAAACGGCGCCTTAAGAATCTCCTTGAGGTGAGTGGGTTGATTGATGAGCTTAGTGTTGTAAAACCTCCCGCTGCTGCTGTTGATGACCTACTGCGCTTTCACACGGCTCGCTATCTTGAAGCGCTCCAGGCAGGTGATCAGGCGCGGGGTGGCAACGGCGGCGACTGTGCGCCTTACATGCCTGGCAGTTGGGCGGCAGCAAGGCACTCTGCTGGGCTGGCAATTGCTGCCGTAGAAGCTGTGGCGCTAGGTAAGATCAATAATGCCTATGCCCTGTGCCGCCCACCTGGTCACCATGCTGAGGCCGACCAGGGGCGTGGGTTTTGTTTGCTTGGCAATATCCCCGTGGCGGTGATGCGCGCCCGGGCATTAGGCCACGCTAACCGTATCGCGATTCTGGATTGGGACGTGCATCACGGCAATGGTCAGCAGGCAGCGTTTTATAGTAACCCCGATGTCTTCACCGTTTCAGTTCATCAGGCGGCTAACTACCCTCTCGACACCGGTAGTTTTGAAGAGCAGGGAGAAGGTGAAGGGCTGGGAGCGAACCTCAATTTACCGCTGCCACCGGGTTGTGGCTTGGGTGCCTACGCATACGCGATGGAGACATTGGTGCTACCGGCGTTGGAAGCCTTTCATCCAGATATGATTGTGGTGGCCTGTGGTTACGATGCCTGCGCAAAAGACCCTCTGGGCAAGATGCTGCTCAATAGTGCCGCTTTTGCCGAAATGACCACACAGCTGAAAGCCCTTGCCGCCCGTTGCTGCCAGGGTAAGCTGGTTTTCGTTCATGAAGGCGGCTACTCGGAAGGTTATGTGCCGCTATGTGGGCATGGTGTGATTCAAACCTTGGCGGGTAGCACCATCAGTGTCCCTGACCCGCAAAATGATGAAATTGCTGCATGGGGCTATCAGTCCCTACAGCCACACCAGCAAGCGCTTATCGACGGCTGGTGTCGGCAGTGGGAGCAATGGCAGTAG
- a CDS encoding histone deacetylase family protein — MKCFYHADQAYHAPATFLLRGQPAPSPEGPLRSAMLSQGLEGIGLTLTAPAEADSLELRTRLGKIHTLRYLRFLETIYERWQALPNAAEFVAPNIHPCGGGHHYPRHPIGQAGWHLHDMACPLSATSFRGALASAATAQAAAEEVVKGAPSAYALCRPPGHHAGPERAGGFCLLNNAGLAATVLRERFAKVAIIDVDLHHGNGTQDIFYDRGDVWTGSLHADPSDFYPFFWGGADEQGSGEGEGANVNLPLPVGSDSDVYLDALAMLVDHLQQYSPEAVVVALGLDAHKDDPLAGLTVETEAFVDVGKRLAALSLPTVIIQEGGYPTKHLGDNLAAFMRGFQQA; from the coding sequence ATGAAATGCTTCTACCATGCTGATCAAGCCTACCACGCGCCAGCGACCTTTCTGCTACGAGGCCAGCCAGCCCCTTCGCCAGAAGGACCGCTACGTTCCGCAATGCTCAGTCAGGGGCTGGAGGGCATCGGGTTGACCCTCACTGCACCTGCTGAGGCGGACTCTCTGGAGCTTCGTACTCGCTTAGGGAAAATTCACACGCTACGCTATTTACGCTTCCTGGAAACAATTTATGAACGTTGGCAGGCGTTGCCTAATGCAGCAGAGTTTGTCGCCCCCAATATTCATCCATGTGGTGGCGGGCACCACTACCCACGGCACCCTATTGGTCAGGCTGGTTGGCACCTGCACGATATGGCCTGCCCGCTGAGTGCAACCAGCTTTCGCGGGGCGTTGGCGTCTGCAGCGACTGCACAAGCGGCGGCTGAAGAGGTGGTGAAAGGGGCGCCTAGCGCTTATGCGCTTTGCCGTCCGCCCGGTCACCATGCGGGGCCTGAGCGCGCAGGCGGCTTTTGCCTGCTTAACAATGCTGGTCTCGCTGCGACGGTGTTACGTGAGCGATTTGCAAAAGTCGCCATCATTGATGTCGACTTGCACCATGGTAATGGTACCCAGGATATTTTTTATGACCGTGGCGATGTTTGGACAGGCTCGCTGCATGCTGACCCTAGCGACTTTTACCCTTTCTTCTGGGGTGGCGCGGACGAGCAGGGCAGTGGCGAAGGCGAAGGGGCGAACGTAAATCTACCGCTGCCAGTCGGGAGTGATAGTGACGTCTACCTTGATGCCCTAGCGATGCTGGTTGATCATTTGCAGCAATATTCACCAGAAGCGGTAGTTGTTGCACTGGGGCTGGATGCCCATAAGGATGATCCACTAGCAGGTTTAACGGTAGAAACCGAAGCTTTTGTAGATGTAGGAAAACGTCTTGCGGCGCTGTCACTGCCCACGGTGATTATCCAAGAGGGTGGCTATCCCACTAAGCATTTAGGCGACAATCTAGCTGCCTTTATGCGTGGGTTTCAGCAGGCCTAG